A DNA window from Pleurodeles waltl isolate 20211129_DDA chromosome 12, aPleWal1.hap1.20221129, whole genome shotgun sequence contains the following coding sequences:
- the LOC138267156 gene encoding olfactory receptor 6N2-like, with translation MDYGNKSTVTEFFIVGFPALHNYSSLIFILLFIIYAMTITGNVVIFLVIKLDVRLHTPMYFFVSVLSFLEIWYTAVTIPKMLANLLVSRKTISFNGCLLQTYFFHSLGASECYLLTVMSFDRYLAICKPLHYPSIMTAKLCLQLAVGCWACGFICPVTEVILISRLPFCGPNIIPHIFCDFPPLLSLACTDTSINVLIDFAINSFIILVTFLFIMLSYIKIIITIMKIKTSKGRRKAFSTCVAHLTVVFAFFTCIVFMYVRLTKSYSLYYDRLLAVIYSVLTPLLNPLVYSLRNQEIRNAIGRTFQKLRMLIPGTQPSLPTVQNV, from the coding sequence ATGGACTACGGAAATAAAAGCACAGTGACAGAGTTCTTCATAGTGGGATTCCCTGCTCTTCACAACTACAGCAGCCTTATATTCATCCTCCTTTTCATCATCTATGCTATGACCATTACTGGAAATGTGGTCATTTTTCTAGTCATCAAGCTAGATGTTCGTCTCCACACTCCTATGTACTTCTTTGTCAGTGTTCTATCCTTCCTGGAAATCTGGTACACTGCTGTCACCATTCCCAAAATGCTAGCCAACCTTTTGGTCAGTAGGAAAACCATCTCCTTCAATGGCTGCCTGTTGCAAACGTACTTCTTCCATTCTCTTGGGGCTTCAGAGTGTTATCTCCTAACCGTGATGTCTTTCGACCGCTACCTTGCCATCTGCAAACCCCTTCACTACCCATCCATCATGACTGCCAAACTTTGCCTTCAACTAGCAGTGGGCTGTTGGGCGTGTGGCTTTATTTGTCCTGTGACTGAAGTAATTCTGATTTCACGCTTGCCTTTCTGTGGACCAAATATAATCCCACACATTTTCTGTGACTTTCCTCCTTTACTGAGCTTGGCCTGCACTGACACTTCAATCAATGTACTGATAGACTTCGCCATAAACTCCTTCATCATCCTAGTAACCTTCCTCTTCATCATGCTGTCCTATATTaagatcatcatcaccatcatgaaGATAAAAACCTCCAAGGGGCGTCGCAAGGCTTTTTCAACTTGTGTTGCTCATCTGACTGTTGTCTTTGCCTTTTTCACCTGCATTGTGTTTATGTATGTGAGATTGACCAAGAGCTACTCTTTGTACTATGACCGGCTTCTGGCTGTGATCTACTCTGTACTAACACCATTGTTAAACCCCCTTGTATATAGTCTCAGGAACCAAGAAATCAGGAATGCAATAGGACGGACATTTCAAAAGTTACGGATGTTGATACCGGGCACCCAGCCCTCTCTCCCCACTgtgcagaatgtgtag